In one Aeromicrobium wangtongii genomic region, the following are encoded:
- a CDS encoding cytochrome ubiquinol oxidase subunit I, which translates to MDVLDLARWQFGITTVYHFFFVPLTIGLSVLVAVMQTKWHRSGDERWLRLTKFFGKLFLINFAMGIATGIVQEFQFGMNWSDYSRFVGDIFGAPLAIEGLLAFFLESTFLGLWIFGWNRLKPGLHLACIWIAAAGTVFSAYFILAANSFMQNPVGYTMNAEKGRAELTDFGAVLTNKVLLATFPHQIIGCFMVAGAFVAGIALWNMMRHPDRDADAFRPAFRMGAIVLLVSGVGTMITGDFQGKVMTEVQPMKMAAAEALYEDAKPAPFSVLTIGTLDGSEEVFKIEVPKLLSFLGTGTFDGEVRGIDSLQAEYEQKYGPGDYKPNIPVTYWTFRAMMTTGVLAMLAGAAMLWATRRNQIPRSKWMLRTAIVLPLLPMVANSFGWIFTEMGRQPWVVFGLMPTSAGVSPSTSVAEVATSLIGFTLLYGVLAIIEVKLLLRYVQKGLPDLEPPTDPDDADAPLAYAY; encoded by the coding sequence ATGGATGTTCTTGACCTAGCACGATGGCAGTTCGGCATCACGACCGTCTACCACTTCTTCTTCGTGCCGCTCACGATCGGTCTGTCCGTCCTCGTCGCCGTGATGCAGACCAAGTGGCACCGCTCGGGTGACGAGCGCTGGCTGCGCCTGACCAAGTTCTTCGGCAAGCTGTTCCTCATCAACTTCGCGATGGGCATCGCGACCGGCATCGTCCAGGAGTTCCAGTTCGGCATGAACTGGAGCGACTACTCGCGCTTCGTCGGTGACATCTTCGGTGCCCCGCTGGCGATCGAGGGCCTCCTGGCGTTCTTCCTGGAGTCGACCTTCCTCGGCCTGTGGATCTTCGGCTGGAACCGGCTCAAGCCCGGCCTCCACCTGGCCTGCATCTGGATCGCTGCGGCCGGCACCGTGTTCTCGGCCTACTTCATCCTCGCGGCCAACTCCTTCATGCAGAACCCCGTCGGGTACACGATGAACGCCGAGAAGGGCCGCGCCGAGCTCACCGACTTCGGCGCCGTGCTCACCAACAAGGTCCTCCTGGCGACGTTCCCGCACCAGATCATCGGCTGCTTCATGGTCGCCGGAGCGTTCGTCGCCGGTATCGCGCTGTGGAACATGATGCGCCACCCCGACCGCGACGCCGACGCGTTCCGGCCGGCGTTCCGCATGGGCGCGATCGTGCTGCTGGTGTCCGGTGTCGGCACGATGATCACCGGCGACTTCCAGGGCAAGGTCATGACCGAGGTGCAGCCCATGAAGATGGCCGCGGCCGAGGCACTGTACGAGGACGCCAAGCCCGCGCCGTTCTCGGTCCTGACCATCGGGACGCTCGACGGCAGCGAAGAGGTCTTCAAGATCGAGGTCCCGAAGCTCCTGTCGTTCCTGGGCACCGGCACCTTCGACGGCGAGGTCCGCGGCATCGACTCCCTGCAGGCCGAGTACGAGCAGAAGTACGGCCCCGGCGACTACAAGCCCAACATCCCGGTCACCTACTGGACGTTCCGAGCCATGATGACGACCGGTGTGCTCGCGATGCTGGCCGGCGCTGCGATGCTCTGGGCGACCCGGCGCAACCAGATCCCCCGCTCGAAGTGGATGCTGCGCACCGCGATCGTCCTGCCGCTGCTGCCCATGGTGGCCAACTCCTTCGGCTGGATCTTCACCGAGATGGGCCGCCAGCCGTGGGTCGTGTTCGGCCTCATGCCGACCTCGGCCGGCGTCTCGCCCAGCACGAGCGTGGCCGAGGTGGCCACCTCGCTGATCGGGTTCACGCTGCTCTACGGCGTCCTGGCCATCATCGAGGTGAAGCTTCTGCTGCGCTACGTGCAGAAGGGCCTGCCCGATCTGGAGCCGCCCACCGACCCCGACGACGCCGACGCGCCGCTCGCGTACGCCTACTGA
- a CDS encoding BlaI/MecI/CopY family transcriptional regulator, translated as MPHLGELERSVMNILWDAPAPLKVREVLDILGERDLAYTTVMTVLDRLGNKTMVRRERDGRAFRYAPAISRDAATSELLHAALDQAGADRTAALVHFARTVDPAEAQALRAALDEIESRTSS; from the coding sequence ATGCCTCATCTGGGTGAGCTGGAGCGATCGGTCATGAACATCCTGTGGGACGCCCCTGCGCCGCTGAAGGTTCGCGAGGTCCTCGACATCCTGGGCGAGCGAGACCTCGCGTACACGACCGTCATGACGGTCCTCGACCGCCTCGGGAACAAGACCATGGTGCGTCGCGAGCGCGACGGACGCGCCTTCCGCTACGCCCCCGCGATCAGCCGCGATGCCGCGACGTCGGAGCTGCTGCACGCCGCGCTCGACCAGGCCGGCGCCGATCGGACGGCTGCGCTGGTCCACTTCGCCCGCACGGTCGACCCGGCCGAGGCTCAGGCCCTGCGTGCCGCCCTCGACGAGATCGAGTCGCGCACCTCGTCATGA
- a CDS encoding M56 family metallopeptidase: protein MTPLLLGAIGLALALPIPALLARTSWPLLVPRAGIVLWQSFALAAILAISGAALSTALWLVTADRLTWWRVALHLVILGVGVLVWIRFWWTAWTVWRETQARRRRQRHLVDLLGTADGVAPSLRILQEQTPIAYCVPNMSSPRIVVSQGTISSLAPADFDAVLEHERAHMRSRHDLVLEAFTVLHRAFPWFMRTDAPLVQSQVMVELLADDAARRAHGATPVARALVTLAGSPTPAGALGVGSAASIRMARLKNPDPRNPLASIAAYSISVLVLVAPTVFLAAPWMIHAWHTLIT, encoded by the coding sequence ATGACACCGCTCCTGCTCGGCGCGATCGGGTTGGCTCTCGCGCTGCCGATCCCTGCCCTGCTCGCCCGCACCTCCTGGCCGCTGCTGGTGCCCCGCGCCGGCATCGTGCTGTGGCAGTCGTTCGCCCTCGCCGCGATCCTGGCGATCTCCGGCGCGGCCCTGTCGACCGCGCTGTGGCTCGTGACGGCCGACCGGTTGACGTGGTGGCGGGTCGCCCTCCACCTGGTCATCCTGGGCGTCGGCGTGCTGGTGTGGATCCGGTTCTGGTGGACGGCCTGGACAGTCTGGCGCGAGACCCAGGCACGGCGCCGCCGACAGCGCCACCTGGTCGATCTGCTCGGCACGGCCGACGGCGTGGCGCCCTCACTGCGCATCCTGCAGGAACAGACACCCATCGCCTACTGCGTGCCCAACATGTCGTCGCCGCGCATCGTGGTCTCGCAGGGCACGATCTCGTCGCTGGCGCCCGCCGACTTCGACGCCGTCCTGGAGCACGAGCGGGCGCACATGCGCAGTCGGCACGATCTCGTGCTGGAGGCGTTCACGGTGCTGCACCGGGCCTTTCCGTGGTTCATGCGCACCGACGCGCCGCTCGTGCAGAGCCAGGTCATGGTCGAGCTGCTGGCCGATGACGCCGCCCGCCGCGCGCACGGCGCGACCCCCGTCGCCCGTGCGCTCGTGACGCTCGCCGGTTCACCCACCCCGGCCGGCGCGCTGGGCGTCGGGAGCGCTGCGAGCATCCGGATGGCGCGCCTGAAGAACCCTGATCCGCGCAACCCGCTCGCCTCGATCGCCGCCTACTCGATCTCGGTCCTGGTGCTGGTGGCTCCCACGGTGTTCCTGGCCGCTCCGTGGATGATCCACGCCTGGCACACCCTCATCACCTGA
- a CDS encoding NYN domain-containing protein, translating to MTDRTTYVLVDGENIDATLGQSILGRRPQPHERPRWDRLLQFAEDTWDQQVTGLFFLAANNELPMPFVQALTSMGFRAVPLSGRPDEKVVDMAIQRTLEALAGREADVMLASNDGDFIEQLSPLVGRDRRTALLAFREFRNAGYVPLIDRGMEFHDLEYDVQAFNSKLPRIRVIPIDEFDPNDFL from the coding sequence ATGACCGATCGCACCACCTACGTCCTGGTCGACGGCGAGAACATCGACGCGACCCTGGGTCAGTCCATCCTCGGCCGCCGCCCGCAGCCCCACGAGCGTCCGCGGTGGGACCGGCTGCTGCAGTTCGCCGAGGACACGTGGGACCAGCAGGTCACGGGGCTGTTCTTCCTCGCCGCCAACAACGAGCTGCCGATGCCGTTCGTGCAGGCACTCACCTCCATGGGCTTCCGGGCGGTGCCGCTGTCGGGCCGGCCCGACGAGAAGGTCGTCGACATGGCCATCCAGCGCACGCTGGAGGCGCTGGCCGGTCGCGAGGCCGATGTCATGCTGGCGAGCAACGACGGCGACTTCATCGAGCAGCTCAGCCCGCTGGTGGGCCGCGACCGCCGGACGGCGCTGCTGGCCTTCCGCGAGTTCCGCAATGCCGGCTACGTCCCGCTGATCGACCGCGGGATGGAGTTCCACGACCTGGAGTACGACGTCCAGGCCTTCAACTCCAAGCTGCCGCGCATCCGGGTCATCCCGATCGACGAGTTCGACCCGAACGACTTCCTCTGA
- a CDS encoding acyl-CoA thioesterase: protein MSEPRLRTDFPALRTITTRWSDEDVYGHVNNVVYYSYFDTAVNGYLLDVTGTDIRRLDAVGLVAETQCEFLRELGYPADVQVGLSVTRLGTSSIVYRLAIFQGDSDEPAAIGRFVHVYVDAQTRAVTPVPDVIRAAVTPLVQS, encoded by the coding sequence GTGAGCGAGCCCCGGCTGCGCACGGACTTCCCGGCGCTGCGCACCATCACGACGCGCTGGAGCGACGAGGACGTGTACGGCCACGTCAACAACGTCGTCTACTACTCGTACTTCGACACCGCGGTCAACGGCTACCTGCTGGACGTCACGGGCACGGACATCCGCCGCCTCGACGCGGTCGGCCTGGTCGCCGAGACGCAGTGCGAGTTCCTGCGTGAGCTGGGTTATCCGGCCGACGTGCAGGTCGGGCTGTCGGTGACGCGCCTCGGTACGTCGAGCATCGTCTACCGGCTCGCGATCTTCCAGGGCGACAGCGACGAGCCGGCGGCCATCGGCCGTTTCGTGCACGTCTACGTCGATGCGCAGACGCGTGCGGTCACCCCGGTGCCGGACGTCATCCGGGCTGCCGTCACGCCGCTCGTCCAGAGCTGA
- the smc gene encoding chromosome segregation protein SMC — MYLKSLTLRGFKSFASSTTLQLEPGITAVVGPNGSGKSNVVDALSWVMGEQGAKSLRGGKMEDVIFAGTSGRPPLGRAEVVLTIDNTDGALPIEYTEVTISRTMFRNGGSEYAINGNTCRLLDVQELLSDSGIGREMHVIVGQGQLDSVLRATPEERRGFIEEAAGVLKHRKRKEKALRKLDATQGNLTRLNDVLTELRRQLKPLGRQAEVARRAAVIQADVRDARARLLADDIVTARTTIATELADESALKAKRQSVEQAIAAAREQETELEDQLREDSPRLSAAQETWYALSGLRERLRGTAGLANERVRLAAVESEDRRAGREPEELEAEARRAQEQHEQLSAGVAAATEQLQTVIAERNEAETAYTAEERRVAGLLRAAADQREGLARLHGQVNALKSRAAAAGEEIGRLTAAREEAESRAVDAQRQFTALENEIAGLNAGESGLDEKLEAAEADLAEATAALATLGTQLQDAERQQAALAARKEALELGLSRKDGAGALLAATDEISGLLGSVAALLTVRNGFETAIAAALGSAADAVAVDHLDTAVTAMEKLKSEDLGRAGMLLGGGEVDDSGWPGLPDFATYAIDVVDGPPALEGALRRLLFKVAVVDTLEQSQEVIRLAPDVTAVTRDGDLLGAHFAAGGSTSKQSLIEVQAAITKADNDLAASTHTIERLRFEQEAGQTARAAAQQRVDAALAELHESDATMAAVAEKLGHLGATSRAARGEAERLSAAIVKAEEAMATDSSGLAELEDRLSQAESAPEEEPDTALLEELAERASACRKTETEARLALRTNEERARALASQVTSLFQAAKAEREARARAAERRARQLREAETARAVITASDLVLGRLETSIARASALRTEIEQSRSGREETLRAVRTQLRDLLTELDRLTDTVHKDEMARAEMRLRLEGLENRALEELGLDVETLVTDYGPDQLVPVISVEGEDDSSPAEPVPYEREAQVKRLRSAERSMAMLGKVNPLALEEFTALEERHQFLSEQLDDLRKTRKDLLDIVEEVDAKVEQVFTEAWYDVEAAFQHVFTRLFPGGEGALILTDPQNMLTTGIDVEARPAGKKVKRLSLLSGGERSLVAVAFLVALFKARPSPFYILDEVEAALDDANLGRLLELYEELRANSQLIVITHQKRTMEVADALYGVSMRGDGVSAVISQRLREEEPA, encoded by the coding sequence TTGTACCTCAAGAGCCTGACGCTGCGTGGGTTCAAGTCGTTCGCGTCCTCGACGACCCTGCAGCTCGAACCCGGCATCACCGCCGTGGTCGGCCCCAACGGCTCCGGCAAGTCCAATGTCGTCGATGCCTTGTCGTGGGTCATGGGCGAGCAGGGCGCCAAGTCCCTGCGCGGCGGCAAGATGGAGGACGTCATCTTCGCCGGCACGTCCGGGCGACCGCCGCTGGGCCGCGCCGAGGTCGTGCTGACGATCGACAACACCGACGGCGCGTTGCCGATCGAGTACACCGAGGTCACGATCTCGCGCACGATGTTCCGCAACGGCGGCTCGGAGTACGCGATCAACGGCAACACCTGCCGGTTGCTGGACGTCCAGGAGCTGCTGAGCGACTCCGGCATCGGCCGCGAGATGCACGTCATCGTGGGCCAGGGGCAGCTCGACAGCGTCCTGCGGGCCACCCCCGAGGAGCGCCGCGGCTTCATCGAGGAGGCGGCCGGCGTCCTCAAGCACCGCAAGCGCAAGGAGAAGGCGCTCCGCAAGCTCGATGCGACGCAGGGCAACCTGACCCGGCTCAACGACGTCCTGACCGAGCTGCGTCGCCAGCTCAAGCCGTTGGGCCGCCAGGCCGAGGTGGCTCGCCGTGCTGCGGTCATCCAGGCCGATGTGCGCGATGCCCGGGCACGGCTGCTCGCCGACGACATCGTCACGGCGCGCACGACGATCGCCACCGAGCTGGCCGACGAGTCGGCGTTGAAGGCCAAGCGGCAGTCCGTCGAGCAGGCCATCGCCGCCGCCCGTGAGCAGGAGACCGAGCTGGAGGACCAGCTGCGTGAGGACTCGCCGCGGCTGTCGGCCGCGCAGGAGACCTGGTACGCGCTGTCCGGCCTGCGTGAGCGGCTGCGGGGCACCGCCGGGCTGGCCAACGAGCGGGTGCGCCTCGCCGCCGTGGAGTCCGAGGACCGCCGGGCCGGGCGAGAGCCCGAGGAGCTGGAGGCGGAGGCTCGCCGGGCCCAGGAGCAGCACGAGCAGCTCAGCGCCGGGGTGGCCGCGGCCACCGAGCAGCTCCAGACCGTCATCGCCGAGCGCAACGAGGCCGAGACCGCGTACACCGCCGAGGAGCGCCGTGTCGCCGGGCTGCTGCGGGCAGCGGCCGATCAGCGGGAGGGCCTGGCCCGCCTGCACGGCCAGGTCAACGCCCTCAAGAGTCGTGCGGCGGCCGCCGGCGAGGAGATCGGGCGCCTCACCGCGGCACGCGAGGAGGCCGAGTCGCGGGCCGTCGACGCGCAGCGGCAGTTCACGGCGCTGGAGAACGAGATCGCCGGGCTCAACGCCGGCGAGTCGGGACTCGACGAGAAGCTGGAGGCGGCCGAGGCCGATCTGGCCGAGGCGACGGCCGCGCTGGCGACGCTCGGCACCCAGCTGCAGGACGCCGAGCGGCAGCAGGCGGCGCTCGCCGCCCGCAAGGAAGCGCTCGAGCTCGGCCTGTCCCGCAAGGACGGCGCGGGGGCGTTGCTGGCCGCGACCGACGAGATCAGCGGCCTGCTGGGGTCCGTCGCAGCCCTGCTGACCGTCCGCAACGGATTCGAGACCGCGATCGCGGCCGCGCTCGGCTCGGCGGCGGACGCCGTCGCGGTCGATCACCTCGACACCGCCGTCACGGCGATGGAGAAGCTCAAGTCCGAGGATCTCGGTCGCGCCGGGATGCTGCTGGGCGGGGGAGAGGTCGACGACTCGGGCTGGCCGGGTCTGCCGGACTTCGCGACCTATGCCATCGACGTCGTGGACGGACCGCCGGCGCTGGAGGGTGCGCTGCGCCGGCTGCTGTTCAAGGTCGCGGTCGTCGACACGCTCGAGCAGTCGCAGGAGGTCATCCGGCTGGCGCCCGACGTCACCGCGGTGACCCGGGACGGCGATCTGCTCGGCGCCCACTTCGCCGCCGGTGGCTCCACCTCCAAGCAGAGCCTCATCGAGGTCCAGGCCGCGATCACGAAGGCCGACAACGACCTGGCGGCGTCCACCCACACGATCGAGCGCCTCCGCTTCGAGCAGGAGGCGGGCCAGACCGCGCGCGCCGCCGCCCAGCAACGCGTCGACGCGGCGCTGGCCGAGCTGCACGAGTCGGACGCCACGATGGCCGCCGTCGCCGAGAAGCTCGGCCACCTCGGGGCGACCTCGCGGGCTGCCCGCGGCGAGGCCGAGCGCCTGTCGGCGGCGATCGTCAAGGCCGAGGAGGCCATGGCGACCGACAGCTCGGGCCTGGCCGAGCTGGAGGACCGGCTCAGCCAGGCCGAGTCGGCCCCGGAGGAGGAGCCCGACACGGCACTGCTCGAGGAGCTCGCGGAGAGGGCGTCGGCCTGCCGCAAGACGGAGACCGAGGCGCGCCTGGCGCTGCGCACCAACGAGGAGCGCGCCCGCGCCCTCGCGTCCCAGGTGACGTCGCTGTTCCAGGCGGCGAAGGCCGAGCGCGAGGCACGCGCCCGGGCCGCCGAGCGTCGTGCCCGCCAGCTGCGGGAGGCCGAGACGGCCCGCGCGGTCATCACGGCCAGCGACCTGGTGCTGGGCAGGCTCGAGACGTCCATCGCCCGGGCATCGGCGCTGCGTACCGAGATCGAGCAGTCCCGCTCTGGTCGCGAGGAGACGCTGCGCGCCGTCCGAACCCAGCTGCGCGACCTGCTGACCGAGCTCGACCGCCTCACCGACACCGTGCACAAGGACGAGATGGCCCGCGCCGAGATGCGGCTGCGCCTCGAGGGCCTGGAGAACCGGGCCCTGGAGGAGCTGGGGCTGGACGTCGAGACGCTCGTGACCGACTACGGGCCCGATCAGCTGGTCCCGGTCATCAGCGTCGAGGGGGAGGACGACTCGTCGCCGGCCGAGCCGGTCCCGTACGAGCGGGAGGCGCAGGTCAAGCGCCTGCGCAGCGCCGAGCGGTCGATGGCGATGCTGGGCAAGGTCAACCCGCTCGCCCTGGAGGAGTTCACCGCGCTGGAGGAGCGTCACCAGTTCCTGTCCGAACAGCTCGACGACCTGCGCAAGACTCGCAAGGACCTGCTGGACATCGTCGAGGAGGTCGACGCGAAGGTCGAGCAGGTCTTCACCGAGGCCTGGTACGACGTCGAGGCCGCCTTCCAGCACGTCTTCACCCGGCTGTTCCCCGGCGGCGAGGGTGCCCTGATCCTCACCGACCCCCAGAACATGCTGACGACCGGTATCGACGTCGAGGCGCGTCCCGCCGGCAAGAAGGTCAAGCGGTTGTCGCTGCTGTCCGGCGGTGAGCGGTCGCTGGTGGCGGTGGCCTTCCTGGTGGCGCTGTTCAAGGCCCGGCCCAGCCCGTTCTACATCCTCGACGAGGTCGAGGCTGCGCTCGACGATGCGAACCTGGGCCGGCTGCTGGAGCTGTACGAAGAGCTGCGCGCCAACTCCCAGCTCATCGTCATCACCCACCAGAAGCGCACGATGGAGGTCGCCGACGCCCTGTACGGCGTCTCGATGCGCGGCGACGGCGTGTCCGCCGTCATCAGCCAGCGCCTGCGCGAGGAGGAGCCCGCGTGA
- a CDS encoding PH domain-containing protein — protein MDDLFAPATGAWQRVSPRLATVRRIVIAAIAAPVVIAGIVLAVLLPDQRWIGAAVTVATLPLAAWGGVWAGHNQRTWGYVENADDLLVTRGVMFKRLVAIPYGRMQFVDVQAGPLARAFGIATVTLHTASTETAADIPGLPSDEATRLRNRLTELGESRGAGL, from the coding sequence GTGGACGACTTGTTCGCCCCTGCGACCGGGGCCTGGCAACGGGTCTCCCCGCGTCTTGCGACAGTGCGCCGCATCGTCATCGCGGCGATCGCCGCCCCGGTCGTCATCGCCGGCATCGTGCTGGCGGTCCTGCTGCCCGACCAGCGGTGGATCGGCGCAGCGGTGACGGTGGCGACGCTGCCGCTCGCCGCGTGGGGCGGCGTGTGGGCCGGACACAACCAGCGCACGTGGGGCTACGTCGAGAACGCCGACGACCTGCTGGTCACCCGCGGCGTCATGTTCAAGCGTCTCGTCGCCATCCCGTACGGCCGGATGCAGTTCGTGGACGTGCAGGCCGGGCCGCTGGCCCGCGCCTTCGGCATCGCCACGGTGACCCTGCACACCGCCAGCACCGAGACCGCCGCCGACATCCCCGGCCTCCCCTCCGACGAGGCGACCCGGTTGCGCAACCGGCTGACCGAGCTCGGCGAGTCCCGTGGCGCCGGTCTCTGA
- a CDS encoding PH domain-containing protein gives MAPVSEEAVTRGQRTHPLTAVVQGALFATAAAVGLVSTILNGDGWGNLGPALSLLVAVVGGLALGMLAGYVSWRFTRYVIDGTELRIDSGVLTKSSRRIPYERIQSVDTAEPLVARILGLAELRIEMAGGKNSRTSLKFLRLDDAQALRRILLSRAHGEAVSEAPDEQRSIITKVAPERVVIGTLLSLDFLFAAVGSAALIVSAIWFGGILVALGGIIPMATWLAQIVAQRVLQQWDFTLSRGERGLRIERGLLSRTSQTIPYDRVQGIAIKEPFVWRRFGWQRLEVDVAGYASSSDEQENGGASSILLPIADRALAAAVIAELMPRASVDVPRTHAPRRSWPFAPIGWRFRWIGADEVSFVAHEGWVQQVTSIVPHPRTQSVELRQGPLQRLRRVATIEVHTPKGPVNADGRSLDQADARAMMLSQLDRARAARR, from the coding sequence GTGGCGCCGGTCTCTGAGGAGGCCGTCACGCGGGGGCAGCGCACCCACCCGCTGACAGCGGTCGTCCAGGGGGCGCTGTTCGCCACCGCTGCCGCCGTGGGTCTGGTCAGCACGATCCTCAACGGCGACGGATGGGGCAACCTCGGTCCCGCGCTGAGCCTGCTCGTCGCGGTCGTCGGCGGCCTCGCGCTCGGGATGCTGGCGGGCTACGTGAGCTGGCGGTTCACCCGGTACGTCATCGACGGCACCGAGCTGCGGATCGACTCCGGCGTGCTGACCAAGTCATCGCGGCGCATCCCCTACGAGCGGATCCAGTCGGTCGACACCGCCGAGCCGCTCGTCGCCCGCATCCTGGGCCTGGCCGAGCTGCGCATCGAGATGGCCGGCGGCAAGAACTCGCGCACGTCGCTGAAGTTCCTGCGTCTCGACGACGCGCAGGCGCTGCGGCGCATCCTGCTGTCGAGGGCGCACGGCGAGGCGGTCTCGGAGGCTCCGGACGAGCAGCGCAGCATCATCACGAAGGTCGCGCCCGAGCGGGTCGTGATCGGCACGCTGCTGTCACTGGACTTCTTGTTCGCGGCGGTCGGATCGGCCGCGCTGATCGTCTCGGCGATCTGGTTCGGCGGCATCCTGGTGGCGCTGGGCGGCATCATCCCGATGGCGACGTGGCTCGCCCAGATCGTCGCGCAACGCGTCCTGCAGCAGTGGGACTTCACCCTGTCCCGCGGCGAGCGCGGCCTGCGCATCGAGCGTGGGCTGCTGTCGCGGACGTCCCAGACCATCCCGTACGACCGGGTGCAGGGCATCGCGATCAAGGAGCCGTTCGTGTGGCGCCGATTCGGCTGGCAGCGCCTGGAGGTCGACGTCGCCGGTTACGCCTCCTCCTCGGACGAGCAGGAGAACGGTGGTGCGTCGTCGATCCTGCTGCCGATCGCCGACCGCGCCCTGGCCGCGGCCGTCATCGCCGAGCTGATGCCGCGCGCCTCGGTCGACGTCCCCCGCACCCACGCACCGCGCCGGTCGTGGCCGTTCGCCCCGATCGGCTGGCGGTTCCGGTGGATCGGTGCGGACGAGGTGTCGTTCGTCGCCCACGAGGGCTGGGTCCAGCAGGTCACCAGCATCGTCCCGCACCCGCGCACCCAGTCCGTCGAGCTGAGGCAGGGCCCGCTTCAGCGGCTGCGTCGGGTCGCCACGATCGAGGTGCACACCCCCAAGGGGCCCGTCAACGCCGATGGCCGGAGCCTCGACCAGGCCGATGCGAGGGCGATGATGCTGTCCCAGCTGGACCGCGCCCGCGCCGCTCGGCGCTGA
- the dusB gene encoding tRNA dihydrouridine synthase DusB, whose protein sequence is MSIATLPRTLRLGDLEVETPVVLAPMAGVTNAAFRQLCAEQGAGLYVCEMITSRGLVQGDKTSLAMLNFAPNEKFRSVQLYGVDPETIGRAVEILCADHGVDHVDLNFGCPVPKVTRKGGGAALPWKDVLLGQILTRAVAAAAPYGVPVTMKTRKGIDDEHLTYLDAGRIAQDAGCAAIALHGRTAVQHYSGHADWASIAELKTSVDIPVLGNGDIWEAADAIRMVEETGCDGVVVGRGCLGRPWLFRDLAAAFAGETVVGLPTLGEVAAVMRRHAELLGGVMGEERGCIEFRKHIAWYLKGFSAGKEVRSRLGLVSSFADLDDLLGRLDPTEPYPVGELGTPRGRQGTPKKVSVPDGWLDSRELSAPLDPLAEDATSGG, encoded by the coding sequence ATGTCCATCGCCACGCTGCCGCGCACCCTCCGCCTCGGTGATCTCGAGGTCGAGACGCCCGTGGTGCTGGCACCGATGGCCGGCGTGACGAACGCCGCGTTCCGCCAGCTCTGCGCCGAGCAGGGTGCCGGTCTGTACGTCTGCGAGATGATCACCTCGCGCGGTCTCGTCCAGGGAGACAAGACGAGTCTGGCGATGCTGAACTTCGCACCGAACGAGAAGTTCCGCTCGGTGCAGCTGTACGGCGTCGATCCCGAGACGATCGGCCGCGCGGTCGAGATCCTGTGCGCCGACCACGGCGTGGACCACGTCGACCTCAACTTCGGCTGCCCGGTGCCCAAGGTGACCCGCAAGGGCGGGGGAGCCGCCCTGCCGTGGAAGGACGTCCTGCTCGGCCAGATCCTCACCCGCGCCGTCGCCGCCGCAGCGCCCTATGGCGTCCCGGTCACGATGAAGACCCGCAAGGGCATCGACGACGAGCACCTCACCTACCTGGACGCGGGACGTATCGCCCAGGACGCCGGGTGTGCCGCGATCGCCCTGCACGGGCGCACGGCCGTCCAGCACTACTCCGGTCACGCCGACTGGGCCTCGATCGCCGAGCTGAAGACATCGGTCGACATCCCCGTGCTCGGCAACGGCGACATCTGGGAGGCCGCGGACGCCATCCGCATGGTCGAGGAGACCGGATGCGACGGCGTCGTCGTCGGGCGCGGATGCCTGGGTCGCCCGTGGCTGTTCCGTGATCTCGCGGCGGCCTTCGCCGGTGAGACGGTCGTGGGGCTGCCCACCCTGGGCGAGGTGGCCGCCGTCATGCGCCGGCACGCCGAGCTGCTGGGCGGCGTGATGGGCGAGGAGCGCGGATGCATCGAGTTCCGCAAGCACATCGCCTGGTACCTGAAGGGATTCTCCGCCGGCAAGGAGGTCCGCAGCCGGCTGGGGCTGGTGTCGTCCTTCGCCGACCTGGACGATCTGCTCGGACGGCTCGACCCGACCGAGCCCTATCCGGTCGGAGAGCTCGGCACCCCGCGCGGACGCCAAGGCACGCCCAAGAAGGTGTCGGTGCCCGATGGCTGGCTCGACAGCCGCGAGCTCAGCGCCCCGCTCGACCCGTTGGCCGAGGACGCCACCTCGGGCGGCTGA